The proteins below come from a single Microbacterium sp. SLBN-154 genomic window:
- a CDS encoding glycosyltransferase — MPVLNERDYLARAVETVLMQDLDAPIELILALAPSSDGTTALASALAAGDSRIVLVDNPAADIPVGLNIAIRASRYPTIVRVDAHSELEPGYTRRALKTLSRVRAANVGGVMRADGRTPFQRAVARAYNSRIGLGGGAYHGGGVEGDAESAYLGVMRRAVLDEVGLFDESIRRGEDWELNLRIRRAGYRVWFDPTLSVTYWPRESWTRLARQFFATGRWRGELVRRYGLVNSLRFFAPPALVVVAAASVIVAVLQITGVLSGIPSLLASVVHVPVLAYLMLLLVVAAGPGGGRGWRDKTWTLAVLPTMHLSWGTGFLIGLVRGADDTVDTSRIGDRNTPLP; from the coding sequence ATGCCCGTGCTCAACGAGCGCGACTATCTGGCCCGTGCGGTCGAAACCGTGCTGATGCAGGACCTCGACGCCCCGATCGAGCTGATCCTGGCTCTCGCACCTTCCAGCGACGGCACCACCGCGCTCGCATCCGCACTCGCGGCCGGCGACTCTCGTATCGTCCTCGTCGACAACCCCGCCGCCGACATCCCCGTCGGGTTGAACATCGCGATCCGCGCGAGCAGGTACCCCACGATCGTGCGAGTCGATGCGCACTCCGAGCTCGAGCCCGGGTACACCCGCCGCGCCCTGAAGACCCTCTCGCGCGTCAGAGCCGCCAACGTCGGCGGCGTGATGCGGGCAGACGGACGCACACCCTTCCAGCGCGCGGTGGCGCGGGCCTACAACTCCCGGATCGGCCTGGGCGGGGGCGCGTATCACGGAGGGGGCGTCGAAGGCGACGCGGAGTCGGCGTATCTCGGCGTCATGCGACGGGCGGTCCTCGACGAAGTGGGCCTGTTCGACGAGTCGATACGCCGCGGCGAGGACTGGGAACTGAATCTCCGCATCCGCCGGGCAGGCTACCGCGTATGGTTCGACCCGACACTGTCGGTGACGTACTGGCCGAGGGAGAGCTGGACCCGCCTCGCGCGGCAGTTCTTCGCCACGGGAAGGTGGCGCGGCGAACTGGTACGCCGCTATGGCCTCGTCAACTCGCTGCGCTTCTTCGCGCCGCCCGCCCTCGTCGTCGTCGCCGCGGCATCCGTCATCGTGGCCGTCCTTCAGATCACCGGTGTCCTCAGCGGCATCCCGTCGCTCCTCGCCTCCGTCGTGCACGTGCCGGTGCTCGCATATCTCATGCTCCTCCTGGTCGTCGCCGCGGGTCCCGGCGGCGGCAGAGGATGGCGCGACAAGACGTGGACCCTCGCGGTGCTGCCGACGATGCACCTCTCGTGGGGCACGGGGTTTCTCATCGGCCTCGTCCGCGGGGCCGACGACACCGTCGACACCTCGCGCATCGGGGATCGCAACACACCCCTGCCGTGA
- a CDS encoding DUF3039 domain-containing protein yields MSTPLDSPDQGGLATLDRELEELIREESLEPGDHERFSHYVKKDKILESAMTGKPVRALCGKKWTPGRDPEKFPVCPTCKEIYESMV; encoded by the coding sequence ATGAGCACGCCCCTCGACAGCCCTGACCAGGGCGGCCTCGCCACCCTCGACCGCGAACTCGAAGAGCTCATTCGGGAAGAGAGCCTCGAGCCGGGAGACCACGAGCGGTTCTCGCATTACGTCAAGAAGGACAAGATCCTCGAGTCGGCGATGACGGGCAAGCCTGTGCGGGCGCTGTGCGGCAAGAAGTGGACGCCTGGCCGCGACCCCGAGAAGTTCCCGGTCTGCCCGACCTGCAAAGAGATCTACGAATCGATGGTCTGA
- a CDS encoding CDP-glycerol glycerophosphotransferase family protein, translated as MTDARFHADPAPALLLSGTGPAPQRVSLEGPRARVSAEVVADDDGWWVDLPLHVARWGGPDLPLPRGSYALRVSGAGIGEVELPDVALRVLGSLRAELRGGAVEIGPPIDPVYDSGEGQAALERRYATRPGELENAVFFESFYGRNASCNPLAIDRELARRAPGVTRYWSVADLSVVVPEGAVAVVEGSPEWWRARGVARLLVVNDWLRRRFSRRGGQVVLQTWHGTPLKRLALHRPGFDPRRAAAVIRESFRWDILLAQNPYAASVLRKAYAFLRRPLWVEGYPRNDVLVTGDGATTRAALGIGIEERVILYAPTWRDDRDEIVDFIDPTSLAAVTGSVVLVRGHSRTLQPGHDLAGPRVIDVTGYPDTSALLLAADALVTDYSSVMFDFSVTGKPMYFLVPDMDHYRGTLRGFYFDLAARAPGPVVRTQPELVAALTAEETAPFAEKYDAWRRAFNARDDGRAAERVVSRILDQGLIERE; from the coding sequence ATGACAGACGCCCGCTTCCACGCCGACCCCGCGCCCGCCCTTCTGCTGTCGGGCACCGGCCCCGCGCCTCAGCGTGTGAGCCTCGAGGGACCGCGGGCACGTGTGTCCGCGGAGGTCGTGGCCGATGACGACGGCTGGTGGGTGGATCTGCCGCTCCATGTCGCGCGGTGGGGCGGACCGGATCTCCCGCTTCCCCGGGGCTCGTACGCCCTGCGCGTGAGCGGGGCAGGGATCGGTGAGGTCGAGCTGCCGGATGTCGCACTCCGCGTGCTGGGCTCCCTCCGCGCCGAGCTCCGGGGCGGTGCGGTCGAGATCGGCCCGCCGATCGATCCCGTGTACGACTCCGGTGAGGGCCAGGCCGCGCTCGAACGTCGATATGCCACGAGGCCGGGGGAGCTCGAGAACGCCGTGTTCTTCGAGAGCTTCTACGGACGCAACGCCAGCTGCAACCCTCTCGCCATCGATCGCGAGCTCGCGCGGCGGGCCCCCGGGGTGACCCGTTACTGGAGTGTCGCGGACCTTTCCGTGGTCGTACCGGAGGGTGCGGTGGCCGTGGTCGAGGGGAGCCCGGAGTGGTGGCGGGCCCGAGGCGTCGCACGGCTCCTCGTCGTCAACGACTGGCTTCGCCGCCGCTTCTCCCGCCGCGGCGGGCAGGTCGTCCTCCAGACGTGGCACGGCACGCCGTTGAAGCGGTTGGCTCTCCACCGTCCGGGCTTCGACCCGCGACGGGCGGCGGCGGTCATCCGCGAGTCGTTCCGCTGGGACATCCTGCTGGCGCAGAACCCCTACGCCGCGTCGGTGCTGCGGAAGGCCTACGCCTTTCTGCGTCGGCCGCTGTGGGTCGAGGGATACCCGCGTAACGACGTGCTGGTGACCGGTGACGGTGCGACCACGCGCGCGGCGCTGGGGATCGGGATCGAGGAGCGGGTCATCCTCTACGCCCCCACCTGGCGAGACGACCGTGACGAGATCGTCGACTTCATCGATCCGACGAGCCTGGCCGCCGTCACCGGGTCGGTCGTGCTCGTGCGCGGTCACTCCCGCACGCTTCAGCCCGGTCATGACCTCGCCGGTCCCCGCGTCATCGATGTCACGGGCTACCCCGATACGTCGGCGCTGCTCCTGGCGGCGGACGCACTGGTCACGGACTATTCGTCGGTGATGTTCGACTTCAGTGTGACGGGCAAACCGATGTATTTCCTGGTGCCGGACATGGATCATTACCGGGGTACGCTGCGGGGCTTCTACTTCGATCTCGCCGCTCGCGCCCCGGGACCGGTGGTTCGCACGCAGCCTGAGCTCGTCGCCGCGCTGACAGCGGAGGAGACCGCGCCGTTCGCCGAGAAGTACGATGCGTGGCGGCGGGCGTTCAACGCCCGCGACGACGGTCGGGCGGCCGAACGCGTGGTCAGCCGCATCCTGGATCAGGGTCTCATCGAACGCGAGTGA
- a CDS encoding nicotinate phosphoribosyltransferase has translation MSPSAAPSSALLTDRYELTMLDAALRDGTAARRCVFELFGRRLPGARRFGVVAGTGRFLQQLADYRFGDDELRFLRDHRVVDAETLRFLEQYRFTGTIHGYREGEAYFPGSPILVVESTFAEAVVLETLALSVMNHDSAVATAAARMSVAAGDRPLAEMGSRRAQERSAVAAARAAYIAGFSATSNLEAGRAWGVPTMGTAAHAWTLLHDTEEDAFRSQIDALGVETTLLVDTYDIDTGVETAVRVAGSELGGVRIDSGDLPTVAAAVRAQLDRLGATRTKITVTSDLDEFAIAALAASPVDSYGVGTSVVTGSGSPTAGMVYKLVARQNAAGGWVPVAKASTDKASRGGRKTAFRTLEAGTATSELIAVSDGFERMATAVDHPDARPLQVALVEAGDTDAAALGSDGVARARVHHARVREELPVKALALSRSDPALPTVFVDVA, from the coding sequence ATGAGCCCTTCCGCCGCGCCGTCCAGCGCGCTCCTGACCGATCGGTACGAGCTGACCATGCTCGACGCGGCCCTCCGGGACGGGACGGCCGCGCGCCGCTGCGTGTTCGAGCTCTTCGGCCGGCGCCTTCCCGGCGCGCGCCGTTTCGGCGTTGTCGCCGGGACCGGCCGGTTCCTGCAGCAGTTGGCCGACTACCGTTTCGGTGACGACGAGCTGCGGTTTCTCCGCGACCACCGCGTGGTGGATGCGGAGACCCTCCGCTTCCTCGAGCAGTACCGCTTCACGGGCACGATCCACGGCTACCGCGAGGGTGAGGCCTATTTCCCCGGCTCGCCGATCCTCGTCGTCGAGAGCACCTTCGCCGAGGCCGTCGTCCTGGAGACCCTGGCGCTGAGCGTCATGAACCACGACTCCGCGGTGGCGACCGCGGCCGCCCGAATGAGCGTCGCCGCCGGCGACCGCCCGCTCGCCGAGATGGGGTCGCGGCGAGCGCAGGAGCGCTCGGCCGTCGCTGCGGCGCGTGCGGCCTACATCGCCGGTTTCTCCGCGACCAGCAACCTGGAGGCCGGCAGGGCGTGGGGCGTTCCGACGATGGGGACGGCCGCGCACGCCTGGACCCTCCTGCACGACACCGAGGAGGACGCCTTCCGCTCGCAGATCGACGCGCTCGGGGTGGAGACCACGTTGCTCGTGGACACCTACGACATCGACACGGGTGTGGAGACTGCGGTGCGGGTCGCCGGGTCCGAGCTCGGCGGGGTGCGGATCGACTCGGGCGACCTCCCCACCGTCGCTGCGGCGGTGCGCGCGCAGCTCGACCGTCTCGGTGCCACGCGAACGAAGATCACGGTGACTAGCGACCTCGACGAATTCGCGATCGCCGCCCTTGCGGCCTCACCCGTGGACTCGTACGGGGTCGGAACCTCCGTGGTGACCGGGTCGGGATCACCGACCGCCGGCATGGTCTACAAGCTGGTCGCAAGACAGAATGCCGCGGGCGGCTGGGTGCCCGTGGCGAAGGCCTCGACCGACAAGGCCTCCCGCGGTGGCCGGAAGACCGCCTTCCGTACTCTGGAGGCGGGTACCGCGACATCCGAACTCATCGCGGTCTCCGACGGATTCGAACGGATGGCGACCGCCGTCGACCATCCCGATGCTCGGCCGCTCCAGGTGGCGCTGGTGGAGGCCGGGGACACCGATGCGGCCGCGCTCGGATCGGACGGAGTCGCCCGGGCCCGCGTGCATCACGCCCGTGTTCGCGAGGAACTCCCCGTCAAGGCGCTCGCGCTCAGCCGCTCCGATCCGGCGCTGCCGACGGTCTTCGTCGACGTCGCGTGA
- a CDS encoding phosphocholine cytidylyltransferase family protein, with amino-acid sequence MTVQTVILAAGMGSRLGRSLPKPLTELNDGRSIMRQQHDNIRAAFGDDARITTVVGYRAEAIVDAFPQADYVYNDRYDQTNTSKSLLRALGATGKGGVLWMNGDVVFDPRVLGRAIDLIENDRSFVTVNTAKVSEEEVKYTLDEDGFVKELSKTVVGGIGEAVGINYISSRDKRAFIRQLNRVADQDYFERALELAIIEDGLQLRVMDISDLYAVEVDFAEDLERANLFV; translated from the coding sequence TTGACCGTTCAGACCGTAATTCTCGCCGCGGGCATGGGCTCGCGGCTCGGCCGCAGCCTGCCCAAGCCGCTCACGGAGCTGAACGACGGCCGCAGCATCATGCGGCAGCAGCACGACAACATCCGGGCCGCATTCGGCGACGATGCCCGCATCACCACGGTCGTCGGCTACCGCGCCGAGGCCATCGTCGATGCTTTCCCCCAGGCGGATTACGTCTACAACGACCGGTACGACCAGACGAACACCTCCAAGTCGTTGCTGCGCGCCCTGGGCGCGACCGGCAAGGGCGGCGTGTTGTGGATGAACGGCGACGTCGTGTTCGACCCGCGGGTTCTCGGCCGGGCCATCGACCTCATCGAGAACGACCGCTCCTTCGTCACCGTCAACACCGCCAAGGTCTCGGAAGAGGAGGTCAAGTACACCCTCGACGAAGACGGTTTCGTCAAGGAGCTCTCCAAGACCGTGGTGGGCGGGATCGGCGAGGCTGTCGGCATCAACTACATCTCCAGCCGCGACAAGCGCGCCTTCATCCGCCAGCTGAACCGCGTAGCCGATCAGGACTACTTCGAGCGCGCGCTCGAGCTGGCGATCATCGAGGACGGCCTGCAGCTGCGCGTGATGGACATCTCCGACCTCTACGCGGTCGAAGTGGACTTCGCCGAGGATCTCGAGCGGGCGAACCTCTTCGTCTGA
- the murI gene encoding glutamate racemase: MNDAPIGIFDSGVGGLTVARAVSAQLPRESILYIGDTARSPYGPKPIADVRRYALEVLDTLVEEGVKMLVIACNTASAAMLRDARERYDVPVVEVIGPAVRTAMSTTRNGRIGVIGTDGTIGSGAYQDMLEVNARLEVFAQACPAFVDFVEAGETDTPRVLATAEEYLAPLRHAGVDTLVLGCTHYPFLEGAISYVMGQGVSLVSSDTETAKDVYRQLVSRDLLAGPDAVARHVYEATGASADDFVRLAHRLMGREVRDVRLVHTGAIDLPASRA; the protein is encoded by the coding sequence GTGAACGATGCGCCGATCGGAATCTTCGACTCGGGGGTCGGCGGTCTGACCGTCGCCCGTGCCGTCTCGGCGCAGCTGCCGCGCGAGTCGATCCTCTACATCGGCGACACCGCCCGCTCGCCGTACGGGCCCAAACCCATCGCCGACGTGCGTCGCTACGCCCTGGAGGTCCTCGACACCCTCGTCGAGGAGGGCGTGAAGATGCTCGTCATCGCGTGCAACACGGCGTCGGCTGCGATGCTGCGTGACGCGCGCGAGCGCTACGACGTGCCGGTCGTCGAAGTCATCGGTCCCGCCGTCCGCACCGCGATGTCGACGACGCGCAACGGTCGGATCGGTGTCATCGGCACGGACGGGACGATCGGTTCGGGCGCCTACCAGGACATGCTCGAGGTCAACGCCCGGCTGGAGGTGTTCGCCCAGGCCTGCCCCGCCTTCGTCGACTTCGTCGAAGCGGGGGAGACCGACACGCCGCGGGTCCTCGCGACCGCCGAGGAGTATCTCGCCCCACTCCGCCATGCCGGCGTCGACACCCTCGTCCTCGGCTGTACGCACTACCCCTTCCTCGAGGGAGCGATCAGCTATGTCATGGGACAGGGTGTGAGCCTCGTCTCCAGCGACACCGAGACCGCCAAGGACGTCTACCGCCAGCTCGTCAGCCGCGACCTGCTCGCCGGACCCGACGCCGTCGCGCGCCACGTGTACGAGGCCACCGGCGCCTCGGCCGACGACTTCGTTCGCCTTGCCCACCGCCTGATGGGACGCGAGGTGCGCGACGTGCGTCTCGTCCACACCGGCGCCATCGACCTGCCCGCGTCCCGGGCCTGA
- the rph gene encoding ribonuclease PH → MSEITRADGRRPDDLRPITIERGWSTQAEGSALISFGGTRVLCTASFTNGVPRWLTGKGRGWVTAEYAMLPRATNDRNDRESVKGRIGGRTHEISRLIGRALRAVVDTKALGENTIVIDCDVLQADGGTRTAAITGAYVALADAIAWGRERKFIGQRAQVLHDSVSAVSVGIVDGEPLLDLAYVEDVRAETDMNVVVTGRGLFVEVQGTAEGAPFDKRELDALLELALTGCADLREIQAASLGAGEE, encoded by the coding sequence ATGTCCGAGATCACCCGTGCCGACGGTCGCCGCCCCGACGATCTCCGCCCCATCACGATCGAGCGGGGGTGGAGCACGCAGGCGGAGGGATCCGCGCTGATCTCGTTCGGCGGAACCCGGGTGCTGTGCACCGCCTCCTTCACCAACGGCGTGCCCCGCTGGCTCACCGGCAAGGGAAGGGGCTGGGTCACCGCCGAGTACGCGATGCTCCCGCGCGCCACCAATGATCGCAACGACCGTGAGAGCGTGAAGGGCCGGATCGGAGGCCGCACCCACGAGATCTCCCGCCTCATCGGTCGCGCGCTGCGTGCGGTCGTGGACACCAAGGCGCTCGGCGAGAACACCATCGTGATCGACTGCGACGTGCTCCAGGCCGACGGCGGCACGCGCACGGCCGCGATCACCGGCGCCTACGTCGCCCTCGCCGACGCCATCGCCTGGGGTCGGGAGCGCAAGTTCATCGGTCAGCGCGCTCAGGTGCTCCACGACTCCGTCTCGGCGGTCTCGGTCGGAATCGTCGACGGCGAGCCGCTCCTCGACCTCGCCTACGTCGAAGACGTGCGCGCCGAGACCGACATGAACGTCGTGGTCACCGGCCGAGGGCTCTTCGTCGAGGTGCAGGGCACGGCCGAGGGGGCGCCCTTCGACAAGCGCGAGCTCGACGCCCTGCTCGAACTGGCCCTGACCGGCTGCGCCGATCTCCGCGAGATCCAGGCGGCATCGCTGGGGGCCGGTGAGGAGTGA
- a CDS encoding CDP-glycerol glycerophosphotransferase family protein has translation MASFSFGAGNARKVASIPLYALGRVVTLFVPRRPDLWVFGCAVGIADGALALWEEAEAHGRRAVWLTGSPDEERDAAARGIPTARKSSLRGFRLTARARVLVITHGFGDVNRYATGGAFVVQLWHGIPLKRIGLDSPETLRSSILPRSRAMRALIRAMYRGATRRIGLIPAASHLVRGRLESAFSLTDARVPVTGEPRVDVLSRGSAAERRRRARDLLSRTVGTIGAAARVILYAPTWRDGAPDPAVPSPADWSALVDALEAQDAILLVRSHPLGAGEYTPPVPTARIRMLGSDLLRDVTPVLPGIDLLITDYSSLVFDAGLNRTPVLFLAPDVEEYSARRGFYGSFEEIAAGDLASDWTEIVRRLRSAITDGPERARMADRSAARSADVHAFHDGGNTARVHRAILNATGAATADGRTRGRR, from the coding sequence ATGGCGTCCTTCTCGTTCGGCGCGGGAAATGCACGCAAAGTGGCGAGCATTCCGCTGTACGCGCTCGGTCGTGTCGTGACGCTCTTCGTCCCGCGCCGGCCCGACCTGTGGGTGTTCGGTTGCGCGGTGGGCATCGCCGACGGGGCTCTCGCTCTCTGGGAGGAAGCGGAGGCGCACGGGCGGCGCGCGGTGTGGTTGACCGGGTCCCCGGACGAGGAGCGGGATGCCGCGGCCCGCGGCATCCCGACGGCGAGGAAATCCTCACTCCGTGGTTTCCGGCTCACCGCCCGGGCACGCGTGCTCGTGATCACCCATGGGTTCGGCGACGTCAACCGATACGCCACCGGGGGCGCCTTCGTGGTGCAGCTGTGGCACGGTATCCCGCTCAAGCGCATCGGTCTCGATTCCCCGGAGACGCTGCGCAGCAGCATCCTGCCCCGGTCGCGCGCGATGCGCGCGCTCATCCGCGCCATGTACCGCGGTGCCACCCGACGCATCGGGCTCATCCCCGCCGCGTCGCATCTGGTGCGGGGCCGTCTGGAGTCCGCCTTCTCGCTCACCGACGCACGCGTCCCCGTGACCGGCGAGCCGCGTGTCGACGTGCTGTCGCGTGGCTCGGCTGCGGAGCGTCGTCGCCGGGCACGCGACCTGCTGTCCCGGACGGTGGGGACGATCGGGGCCGCGGCGCGGGTCATCCTCTACGCGCCGACGTGGCGGGACGGCGCACCCGATCCGGCCGTGCCGTCACCGGCGGATTGGTCGGCGCTGGTCGACGCCCTCGAGGCGCAGGACGCCATCCTGCTCGTTCGATCGCACCCGCTGGGCGCGGGGGAGTACACACCGCCCGTTCCGACGGCGCGGATCCGGATGCTCGGCAGCGACCTTCTTCGCGATGTCACGCCCGTCCTCCCCGGCATCGATCTCCTCATCACCGACTACTCGTCGCTGGTGTTCGATGCGGGGCTCAATCGCACGCCCGTTCTCTTCCTCGCGCCCGACGTCGAGGAGTACTCGGCCCGGCGCGGCTTCTACGGCTCCTTCGAGGAGATCGCGGCGGGCGACCTCGCGTCGGACTGGACGGAGATCGTGCGGCGGCTCCGCTCTGCGATCACCGACGGCCCGGAGCGCGCGCGCATGGCCGATCGCTCCGCGGCGCGCAGCGCAGATGTCCACGCCTTCCACGACGGAGGCAACACCGCACGGGTCCACCGTGCCATCCTGAACGCCACGGGCGCCGCCACCGCCGACGGCCGCACGAGAGGACGCAGATGA
- a CDS encoding ATP-binding cassette domain-containing protein, producing MTPSLPMPDDADTARADSDDHGVVAREVEIKLVPPLAASDSEDDAKSAAAPEATESAAEAKAQSAGAPPRAPRAPRKSPARKSPARKTPARKTPAQKTTAPPRDAPPSSPSTDVPGVVGEPVSTPRPAFPDTDAVIVPPVPPLPSVRDDAIVIPPRPPLPVPSAAVPVQEPPVEESPVEESPVEESPVQEPPVQEPPVEEPPSPETTLDEPPSGSVETPGETEASRLHDSPPLSLADSLDLPEPDIDHAALTVRGVSKSFGGTRAVDGIDLTIPAGTFYGLVGPNGAGKTTTLSMIAGLLRPDRGTIRVGDVDAGAKPLQAKKLMGVLPDRLRTFDRLTGRQLLYYYGVLRGLPSSVVEARSADLARAFDLTDALHRVVSDYSAGMVKKIMLAGALIHSPRLLVLDEPFESVDPVSSAVILDILSAYVSHGGTVILSSHGMEFVERVCSRVAVIVAGQVLAEGTIDEVRGELTLEQRFIELAGGLSDVEGLEWLHTFSD from the coding sequence GTGACTCCCTCACTCCCGATGCCCGACGACGCTGACACGGCTCGCGCCGACAGCGACGACCACGGCGTTGTGGCGCGTGAGGTCGAGATCAAGCTCGTTCCGCCCCTGGCGGCATCCGACTCAGAGGATGATGCGAAGTCGGCCGCCGCCCCGGAGGCGACCGAATCAGCGGCGGAGGCGAAGGCGCAGAGCGCGGGGGCTCCGCCGCGCGCACCTCGGGCGCCGCGGAAGAGCCCGGCGCGGAAGAGTCCCGCACGGAAGACCCCCGCACGGAAGACTCCGGCGCAGAAGACCACCGCCCCGCCGCGCGACGCGCCCCCCTCGAGCCCGAGCACCGATGTCCCGGGCGTCGTCGGCGAGCCGGTGTCGACGCCGAGACCTGCTTTCCCCGACACCGACGCCGTCATCGTGCCGCCCGTGCCGCCGCTGCCCTCGGTGCGCGACGACGCGATCGTCATCCCTCCCCGCCCGCCCCTGCCCGTGCCGTCCGCAGCGGTCCCGGTGCAGGAACCCCCGGTCGAGGAGTCCCCGGTCGAGGAGTCCCCGGTCGAGGAGTCCCCGGTGCAGGAGCCCCCGGTGCAGGAGCCCCCGGTCGAGGAGCCCCCGAGCCCGGAGACGACTCTCGACGAGCCTCCTTCCGGTTCCGTCGAGACACCCGGGGAGACGGAAGCCTCCCGTCTCCACGACAGCCCCCCGCTGTCACTCGCCGACAGCCTCGACCTCCCCGAGCCCGACATCGACCACGCGGCCCTCACGGTGCGCGGGGTGTCGAAATCATTCGGTGGAACGCGGGCGGTCGACGGAATCGACCTCACCATCCCCGCCGGCACCTTCTATGGGCTGGTGGGCCCGAACGGTGCGGGCAAGACGACCACCCTGTCGATGATCGCCGGGCTGCTGCGACCCGACCGGGGCACCATCCGGGTCGGCGACGTCGACGCCGGCGCGAAGCCCTTGCAGGCCAAGAAGCTCATGGGTGTGCTGCCCGACCGGCTGCGCACCTTCGACCGTCTCACCGGACGTCAGCTCCTCTACTACTACGGCGTGCTCCGGGGGCTCCCCTCGTCGGTGGTCGAGGCGCGCAGCGCAGACCTCGCCCGCGCGTTCGACCTCACCGACGCGCTCCACCGCGTGGTCTCGGACTACTCCGCCGGGATGGTGAAGAAGATCATGCTGGCCGGTGCGCTGATCCACTCGCCGCGGCTCCTGGTCTTGGATGAACCGTTCGAGTCGGTCGACCCGGTCTCGAGCGCGGTGATCCTCGACATCCTGTCGGCCTACGTCTCGCACGGCGGGACGGTCATCCTGTCCAGTCACGGGATGGAATTCGTGGAGCGGGTCTGCTCCCGGGTCGCGGTCATCGTGGCGGGGCAAGTCCTGGCAGAGGGCACCATCGACGAGGTGCGCGGCGAATTGACGCTCGAGCAGCGCTTCATCGAGCTGGCCGGAGGCCTGAGCGATGTGGAAGGCCTGGAGTGGTTGCACACGTTCTCCGACTGA
- a CDS encoding DUF222 domain-containing protein has translation MRSNPRLTLLSDEDRSELTGVLTRVEAAQAALAAAEAEQTRALADAGAFAARLAEGSTAVVRDRDMALRGVAAEIAAAVRLSDRAVQRQIDSAFALVNDYPATVHCLEKGLITRAHVAVVEDVGRRVPLELKGEFDQLAAEICLDETPGRARADLEILAQRMNPRTLTERHAGAFRERKIVRYPIGDGMSELRAVQSTVLIEGIFQRITDEAHAVITAREPGADTDVMPDTRSLDEVRADLFADLLLTSTPSLDPTGDLPGGLGAIKAKVQVVIPVMALMGQSDVPCDLAGVGPIDADTARLLAGNSDGTWERLLTHPVTGLTMAVDQYRPTAAMDRFLKGRDKHCRWPGCRMPARKCEVDHNHDAALRGKTEICNLCCLCCLCQRHHSMKQFTAWKVRQLPGGVIEWTSPTGRVYVDNPPGHGVHFSPEEDVPDDLWVKWTTFAGEFRITDHPVDNPHEPAPF, from the coding sequence ATGCGTTCGAACCCGCGGCTCACTCTCCTCAGCGACGAGGACCGGTCTGAGCTGACCGGGGTGCTCACGCGGGTGGAGGCCGCGCAGGCGGCGTTGGCTGCGGCGGAAGCGGAGCAGACGCGAGCGTTGGCTGACGCGGGGGCGTTCGCGGCGCGGTTGGCGGAGGGGTCGACGGCGGTGGTGCGGGACCGGGACATGGCGCTGCGGGGTGTGGCAGCGGAGATCGCGGCGGCGGTGCGACTGTCGGACCGGGCGGTGCAACGCCAGATCGATTCTGCGTTCGCGTTGGTGAACGACTACCCGGCGACGGTGCACTGCCTGGAGAAGGGGCTGATCACCCGGGCGCATGTGGCCGTGGTGGAGGATGTCGGGCGTCGCGTGCCCCTCGAGCTCAAGGGTGAGTTCGATCAGCTCGCGGCGGAGATCTGTCTCGACGAGACCCCGGGTCGTGCCCGCGCGGATCTGGAGATCCTCGCCCAGCGGATGAACCCGCGGACACTGACCGAGCGGCATGCGGGGGCGTTTCGTGAGCGGAAGATCGTCCGCTACCCGATCGGGGACGGGATGTCGGAGCTGCGGGCCGTGCAGTCCACGGTGCTGATCGAGGGGATCTTCCAACGCATCACCGACGAAGCCCACGCGGTCATCACCGCCCGAGAACCCGGGGCGGATACGGACGTTATGCCGGACACCCGGTCCCTGGACGAGGTCCGGGCTGACCTGTTCGCCGACCTGCTCCTCACCTCCACCCCGAGCCTGGACCCGACCGGTGACCTGCCGGGCGGGCTGGGAGCGATCAAGGCGAAGGTGCAGGTCGTCATCCCCGTGATGGCGCTGATGGGTCAGAGCGATGTCCCGTGCGATCTCGCCGGGGTCGGACCCATCGACGCCGACACGGCGCGGCTGTTGGCGGGGAACAGTGACGGCACCTGGGAGCGGCTCCTCACCCACCCGGTCACGGGGTTGACGATGGCGGTAGACCAGTACCGGCCGACTGCAGCGATGGACCGGTTCCTCAAGGGTCGCGACAAGCACTGCCGGTGGCCGGGATGCCGGATGCCCGCCCGAAAATGCGAGGTCGACCACAACCACGACGCCGCCCTGCGCGGGAAGACCGAGATCTGCAACCTCTGCTGCCTCTGCTGCCTCTGCCAACGGCACCACAGCATGAAACAGTTCACCGCCTGGAAAGTCCGACAACTCCCCGGCGGGGTCATCGAATGGACCTCCCCGACCGGGCGGGTGTACGTCGACAACCCACCGGGCCACGGAGTCCACTTCTCCCCGGAAGAGGACGTCCCCGACGACCTCTGGGTGAAATGGACCACCTTCGCCGGAGAATTCCGGATCACCGACCACCCCGTCGACAACCCCCACGAACCCGCGCCCTTCTAG